The following are encoded in a window of Physeter macrocephalus isolate SW-GA chromosome 9, ASM283717v5, whole genome shotgun sequence genomic DNA:
- the LOC102996739 gene encoding 10 kDa heat shock protein, mitochondrial-like has product MAGQALRKFLPLFGQVLVERSAAKPVSKGGIMLPEKTQGKVLQATVVAVGLGSKGKVGEIQLVSMKVGDEVLFLEYGRTKVVLDDKDYFLFRDGDILGKYID; this is encoded by the coding sequence ATGGCAGGACAGGCACTTAGAAAGTTTCTTCCCCTCTTTGGCCAAGTGTTAGTTGAAAGAAGTGCAGCCAAACCTGTATCCAAAGGAGGCATTATGCTTCCAGAAAAAACTCAAGGAAAAGTATTGCAAGCAACAGTAGTCGCTGTTGGATTGGGCTCTAAAGGAAAGGTTGGAGAGATTCAACTAGTTAGCATGAAAGTTGGAGATGAAGTTCTTTTCCTAGAATACGGACGCACCAAAGTAGTTCTGGATGACAAGGATTACTTCTTATTTAGAGATGGTGACATTCTTGGGAAATACATAGACTGA